In the Heteronotia binoei isolate CCM8104 ecotype False Entrance Well chromosome 13, APGP_CSIRO_Hbin_v1, whole genome shotgun sequence genome, one interval contains:
- the LOC132581497 gene encoding olfactory receptor 13H1-like isoform X2, which translates to MGRLNVTNPVNDNETEPEIFLLTGNLSLVDICYTSSTIPQMLAHSFTKRPTITNARCFIQMCISLFLGVAECILLAVMAYDRYVAICSPLHYTLIMNRKMCGWLAAISWVLAFLLTIVPSFAMKIQLCGHNIIDHFMCEVQAVVKLACSDISANVGLMSGSSVFTLLVPFVFILVTYVRIALAVLRIRSEQSWKKALSTCGSHLTVVGIFYSTAMVMYLRPQNRTSEQDKYLAIMYVVVTPMLNPLIYSLRNKDVKQALGRIMGRKKDT; encoded by the exons ATGGGAAGACTTAACGTCACCAACCCTGTGAACGATAATGAGACAGAGCCAGAGATCTTCCTGCTGACAG GAAACCTCTCCCTTGTGGATATCTGCTATACCTCCAGCACAATCCCACAGATGTTGGCCCACAGCTTCACCAAAAGACCAACTATCACTAATGCCAGGTGTTTCATCCAGATGTGCATCTCCCTCTTCCTTGGTGTGGCCGAATGCATTTTGCTGGCTGTTATGGCATACGACCGTTATGTGGCTATATGCAGCCCACTACACTACACGCTTATCATGAACAGAAAGAtgtgtggctggttggctgccatCTCATGGGTCTTGGCTTTCCTTCTAACCATTGTACCATCCTTCGCAATGAAGATCCAGTTGTGTGGTCACAACATCATTGATCATTTTATGTGTGAGGTGCAGGCTGTTGTGAAACTGGCATGCTCAGATATCTCGGCAAATGTGGGCCTCATGTCAGGCAGCAGTGTTTTCACCCTCCTAGTACCATTTGTCTTCATCCTGGTGACTTACGTACGTATTGCTCTAGCAGTGTTGAGGATACGCTCagaacagagctggaaaaaggccCTCTCTACCTGTGGTTCTCACCTTACAGTGGTTGGGATTTTCTACAGTACAGCAATGGTGATGTACTTGAGACCCCAAAACAGAACCTCAGAGCAGGACAAATATCTTGCCATCATGTACGTGGTGGTCACCCCCATGCTTAATCCTTTGATTTACAGCTTGCGGAATAAAGATGTGAAGCAAGCCTTGGGGAGAATAATGGGAAGGAAAAAGGACACCTAA
- the LOC132581344 gene encoding lysozyme C, milk isozyme-like isoform X2 has protein sequence MKIQLLGVLLFVLIAVNEAKVFGKCDVVRMLRRGGMDGYHGYSLGNWVCMAYYESRFNSGAVGPPNSDGSRDYGIFQINSRWWCSNGKGKTANGCRKSCSSFTNDDISDDIECAKRIVRDPNKMNAWVAWRNNCKGRDLSKWTSGC, from the exons ATGAAGATCCAGCTTCTTGGTGTGCTCCTCTTCGTGCTCATTGCAGTGAATGAAGCCAAAGTGTTTGGGAAATGTGATGTAGTAAGGATGTTGAGAAGAGGAGGCATGGATGGCTATCATGGCTACAGCCTGGGGAACT GGGTCTGTATGGCTTATTATGAAAGCAGATTCAACTCTGGGGCTGTGGGACCACCAAACAGTGATGGCAGCCGGGACTATGGGATTTTTCAGATCAACAGCCGTTGGTGGTGCTCCAACGGGAAGGGCAAAACAGCTAATGGCTGCCGCAAATCCTGTAGCA GTTTTACTAATGATGACATCAGCGATGATATTGAGTGTGCTAAGAGAATTGTCCGTGATCCCAACAAGATGAATGCCTG GGTGGCTTGGAGGAATAACTGCAAGGGACGAGATCTTTCCAAGTGGACTTCAGGCTGCTAA
- the LOC132581497 gene encoding olfactory receptor 13H1-like isoform X1, translated as MGRLNVTNPVNDNETEPEIFLLTGLSSQPHMRVVLFFVFLILYLITILGNGLIVLLTIADSHLQTPMYFFLGNLSLVDICYTSSTIPQMLAHSFTKRPTITNARCFIQMCISLFLGVAECILLAVMAYDRYVAICSPLHYTLIMNRKMCGWLAAISWVLAFLLTIVPSFAMKIQLCGHNIIDHFMCEVQAVVKLACSDISANVGLMSGSSVFTLLVPFVFILVTYVRIALAVLRIRSEQSWKKALSTCGSHLTVVGIFYSTAMVMYLRPQNRTSEQDKYLAIMYVVVTPMLNPLIYSLRNKDVKQALGRIMGRKKDT; from the coding sequence ATGGGAAGACTTAACGTCACCAACCCTGTGAACGATAATGAGACAGAGCCAGAGATCTTCCTGCTGACAGGTCTCTCCAGCCAGCCCCATATGCGTGTGGTGCTCTTTTTTGTGTTTCTTATCCTCTACTTGATCACCATCTTGGGGAATGGACTCATTGTCCTATTAACCATAGCCGATTCTCACCTCCAGACTCCCATGTATTTCTTCCTAGGAAACCTCTCCCTTGTGGATATCTGCTATACCTCCAGCACAATCCCACAGATGTTGGCCCACAGCTTCACCAAAAGACCAACTATCACTAATGCCAGGTGTTTCATCCAGATGTGCATCTCCCTCTTCCTTGGTGTGGCCGAATGCATTTTGCTGGCTGTTATGGCATACGACCGTTATGTGGCTATATGCAGCCCACTACACTACACGCTTATCATGAACAGAAAGAtgtgtggctggttggctgccatCTCATGGGTCTTGGCTTTCCTTCTAACCATTGTACCATCCTTCGCAATGAAGATCCAGTTGTGTGGTCACAACATCATTGATCATTTTATGTGTGAGGTGCAGGCTGTTGTGAAACTGGCATGCTCAGATATCTCGGCAAATGTGGGCCTCATGTCAGGCAGCAGTGTTTTCACCCTCCTAGTACCATTTGTCTTCATCCTGGTGACTTACGTACGTATTGCTCTAGCAGTGTTGAGGATACGCTCagaacagagctggaaaaaggccCTCTCTACCTGTGGTTCTCACCTTACAGTGGTTGGGATTTTCTACAGTACAGCAATGGTGATGTACTTGAGACCCCAAAACAGAACCTCAGAGCAGGACAAATATCTTGCCATCATGTACGTGGTGGTCACCCCCATGCTTAATCCTTTGATTTACAGCTTGCGGAATAAAGATGTGAAGCAAGCCTTGGGGAGAATAATGGGAAGGAAAAAGGACACCTAA
- the LOC132581344 gene encoding olfactory receptor 10J1-like isoform X1, producing MVYDPSTNWTLVTEFVLLGFTSHPDMAGLLFGLFLVMYAVTLVGNGLIMAVVWSDPVLHSPMYIFLGSLSCSETAYTLVVIPRMLCDLLAPHRSLPLASCATQMFFFVALGVADCLLLTAMAWDRYVAICRPLHYGSLMSQQICWGLVLGSICGGFVLSSCLTGMIFSLPFCAPNHIPHFFCDIPPVLSRACPGYGTIEVTVPTLVAMTLIIPFSFIMLSYACILVASLRMDSTRRCHKAFSTCGAHLTVVILHYGCAIVTYAKPKSSYMEGKDHILSVSYTIVIPMLNPLIYTLRNNEVKGALRKVVNRGLFLHDG from the coding sequence ATGGTCTATGATCCTTCTACCAACTGGACTCTGGTTACTGAGTTTGTCCTGTTGGGGTTCACCAGTCACCCAGACATGGCTGGTCTGTTGTTTGGACTCTTCCTAGTGATGTATGCAGTGACACTGGTAGGCAATGGACTCATTATGGCCGTTGTGTGGAGTGATCCAGTACTGCATAGTCCCATGTATATCTTCCTGGGTAGCCTCTCCTGCTCTGAGACCGCCTACACTCTGGTGGTGATACCACGAATGCTTTGTGACTTGCTGGCCCCCCACAGGTCACTTCCCCTGGCTTCGTGTGCCACACAAATGTTCTTCTTCGTGGCCCTAGGTGTGGCTGACTGCCTGCTGTTGACTGCCATGGCGTGGGATCGCTATGTGGCTATCTGTCGCCCGCTGCACTATGGCTCCCTAATGAGTCAGCAGATTTGTTGGGGCTTAGTCCTGGGCTCCATCTGTGGAGGTTTTGTTCTCTCATCGTGCCTCACGGGCATGATTTTCTCCTTGCCTTTTTGCGCGCCCAACCATATCCCTCATTTTTTCTGTGACATTCCCCCTGTCCTGAGCAGGGCCTGTCCTGGTTATGGAACCATTGAAGTCACCGTCCCCACCTTAGTTGCCATGACACTCATCATCCCTTTCTCCTTCATCATGCTCTCTTATGCCTGCATTTTGGTGGCTTCCCTACGCATGGATTCAACTCGACGGTGTCACAAGGCCTTCTCCACCTGCGGAGCCCATTTGACGGTGGTCATCCTACATTATGGCTGTGCCATTGTCACCTATGCCAAGCCTAAAAGCAGCTATATGGAAGGGAAGGACCATATCCTTTCAGTGTCTTACACTATTGTTATTCCCATGCTCAACCCTCTCATCTACACTCTAAGAAACAATGAAGTCAAAGGAGCGCTTCGGAAGGTGGTAAACCGGGGCCTCTTTCTTCATGATGGATAG